A genomic window from Bos javanicus breed banteng chromosome 13, ARS-OSU_banteng_1.0, whole genome shotgun sequence includes:
- the PPDPF gene encoding pancreatic progenitor cell differentiation and proliferation factor isoform X1, with translation MKSSGPNGRQGAAGFHQPASKSMAAIPSSGSLVATHDYYRRRLGSTSSNSSCGSAEYPGEAIPHHPGLPKADPGHWWASFFFGKSTLPFMATVLESPEHSESAQASTSTITCDLAQKAVGKQQPSGQPGKTNCRPPS, from the exons ATGAAGTCGAGCGGCCCGAATGGGCGGCAGGGGGCGGCCG GTTTCCACCAGCCCGCAAGCAAAAGCATGGCAGCCATCCCCTCCAGCGGCTCGCTCGTGGCCACCCACGACTACTACCGGC GCCGCCTGGGCTCCACTTCCAGTAACAGCTCCTGCGGAAGTGCCGAGTACCCCGGGGAAGCCATCCCCCACCACCCGG GTCTCCCCAAAGCAGACCCGGGACACTGGTGGGCTAGCTTCTTCTTCGGGAAGTCCACTCTCCCGTTCATGGCCACAGTGCTGGAGTCCCCAGAGCA CTCGGAGTCTGCCCAGGCCTCCACCAGCACGATCACATGTGACCTGGCTCAGAAAGCTGTGGGGAAGCAGCAGCCCAGCGGCCAGCCTGGCAAAACCAACTGCAGGCCCCCGTCCTGA
- the PPDPF gene encoding pancreatic progenitor cell differentiation and proliferation factor isoform X2: MAAIPSSGSLVATHDYYRRRLGSTSSNSSCGSAEYPGEAIPHHPGLPKADPGHWWASFFFGKSTLPFMATVLESPEHSESAQASTSTITCDLAQKAVGKQQPSGQPGKTNCRPPS; the protein is encoded by the exons ATGGCAGCCATCCCCTCCAGCGGCTCGCTCGTGGCCACCCACGACTACTACCGGC GCCGCCTGGGCTCCACTTCCAGTAACAGCTCCTGCGGAAGTGCCGAGTACCCCGGGGAAGCCATCCCCCACCACCCGG GTCTCCCCAAAGCAGACCCGGGACACTGGTGGGCTAGCTTCTTCTTCGGGAAGTCCACTCTCCCGTTCATGGCCACAGTGCTGGAGTCCCCAGAGCA CTCGGAGTCTGCCCAGGCCTCCACCAGCACGATCACATGTGACCTGGCTCAGAAAGCTGTGGGGAAGCAGCAGCCCAGCGGCCAGCCTGGCAAAACCAACTGCAGGCCCCCGTCCTGA